CTTGAGCGTGACGCTGCGCACGCTGGGCACCACCGCCAGGCGGGCCTCGAAATCGGCGCGCGGGTAGCGATCGCCCCACCATTTCGTCATGTCGGTGCTGTCCCCCTCGACCCAAAGCGTGGGCGCCTGGATGCGCGCCCAGGTGGCGAGGATCTCGGCCTTGCGGTAGAGCACCGGATTGCTGCGCTTGTGGGCGGCATCGCCCAGGATGTGCCAGGCGCCGTCGATCTCGCGCGACCAATGCGGCGCCAGCCAGGCGGCCTTGGCCGGCGAGAGGCGCGGGTTGGTCTTCATCAGGCGCTCCGCCACCGCCTGCAGGCTGCCATAGGTCTTGAGTTGGGGCTGCTGCTTCAGCTCGTCCAGCCATTGCGTCAGGCGGCCTGGCGCCTGGGCGGGGATGGTCTCGGGCAGACCGAAACCCTCCAGGTTGACGAGGCGGCGGATGCGCGCCGGCCGCACGCCGGCGTAGCTCATCACCACATTGCCGCCCATGCTGTGGCCCAGCAGATCCACCGCTGCCTCGGGGCTGACGGCGTCCAGCAGGGCGTCCAGATCGCCCAGGTAGTCGGGGAACCAGTAGCTGTCGGCGCCGCTCGAGTCGGTGAGACCGAAGCCGCGCCAGTCCATCGCCACCACATGGCGATCCTGCTGCAGCGCGTCCACCACGAACTGGAAGGAGGCTCCCACGTCCATCCAGCCATGCAGCATCACCAGGCTGGGCCGGCCGGGCTGCGGCTGGCCCCAGCTCAGCACATGGTGCCTGAGCCCCCGCAACGTGAGGAACTGGCTTTGATGGGGCCGGCGGGCGAGGTAGGGCGTGGCTTGCATGGCGGCAATGTAGCGCGCACAAGCGCGGCACGCTGTCGGCCGCGGGACAAGACCCGGCAGGCAGAATTGCGGCCATGAGCACCCCTGACTATCAATTGCGCCCCGCCGAGCCCCGCGACATTGCCGCCATCGTGGGCCTGATCGCCGAACTCGCCGAGTTCGAGCAACTCAGCCACCTGCTGGAACTGCGCCCGCAGGACTTGCAGCGCCATATGTTCGGCGAACGCCCGGTGGTGGAGGGTCTGGTCGGCGAACTGGCCGGCGAGGTGGTGGGCTACGCGCTCTTCTTCACCAACTTCTCCACCTTCCTGGGCAAGCCGGGCCTGTATCTGGAGGATTTGTATGTGCGCCCCGCGCACCGCGGCAGCGGCCTGGGCAAGCGCATGCTGAGTCGGCTGGCGCAGCTCGCGGTGGAGCGCGACTATGGCCGCTTCGAGTGGAGCGTGCTGGACTGGAACGAGAGCGCGATCCGCTTCTACGAGAAGATGGGCGCCAGCCTGCTGCCCGACTGGCGCATCTGCCGGCTCAGCGGCGCGGCGCTGCAGGCCTACCGTTAGAGAACG
This portion of the Paucibacter sediminis genome encodes:
- a CDS encoding alpha/beta fold hydrolase, whose translation is MQATPYLARRPHQSQFLTLRGLRHHVLSWGQPQPGRPSLVMLHGWMDVGASFQFVVDALQQDRHVVAMDWRGFGLTDSSGADSYWFPDYLGDLDALLDAVSPEAAVDLLGHSMGGNVVMSYAGVRPARIRRLVNLEGFGLPETIPAQAPGRLTQWLDELKQQPQLKTYGSLQAVAERLMKTNPRLSPAKAAWLAPHWSREIDGAWHILGDAAHKRSNPVLYRKAEILATWARIQAPTLWVEGDSTDMTKWWGDRYPRADFEARLAVVPSVRSVTLKDAGHMLHHDQPEELAEALAAFLG
- a CDS encoding GNAT family N-acetyltransferase, with product MSTPDYQLRPAEPRDIAAIVGLIAELAEFEQLSHLLELRPQDLQRHMFGERPVVEGLVGELAGEVVGYALFFTNFSTFLGKPGLYLEDLYVRPAHRGSGLGKRMLSRLAQLAVERDYGRFEWSVLDWNESAIRFYEKMGASLLPDWRICRLSGAALQAYR